Proteins from a genomic interval of Pecten maximus chromosome 13, xPecMax1.1, whole genome shotgun sequence:
- the LOC117341459 gene encoding persulfide dioxygenase ETHE1, mitochondrial-like gives MVLPMVKSSVLRSGSFLRVSTLSHIVARSVSVLSRSTNLLCWKCTKSKFEPQRSFCSSRTVLLRRNWNCVSIGTRKMSDFTGKDKDYIFRQLLDYKSFTYTYLLADPVTKEAVLIDPVHELVERDVNLVKSLSLNLKFAINTHVHADHVTGTGEIKKRLPSCKSVITDVSGASADVKTEEGSKLDFGNFSLEVLKTPGHTNGCCTYVWHEKGMAFTGDAVLIRGCGRTDFQEGDAATLYDSVHTKIFSLPSNFLLYPAHDYSGQTVTTVAEEKTLNPRLSKSKEAFIKIMADLNLPYPKQIDRALPANLLCGVFDTK, from the exons ATGGTCCTACCTATGGTTAAATCATCAGTTCTTCGCTCTGGATCATTTTTGCGGGTTAGCACGTTATCTCATATTGTGGCCCGGTCTGTCAGTGTTTTATCTAGATCTACAAACTTATTATGCTGGAAATGTACAAAATCCAAATTTGAGCCACAAAGGTCATTTTGTTCCTCAAGGACAGTATTGTTAAGGAGAAATTGGAATTGTGTTTCAATAGGAACAAGGAAGATGTCAGACTTCACCGGAAAAGACAAAGACTATATATTTAGACAG CTGCTGGACTACAAGTCTTTTACCTACACCTACCTGTTAGCTGACCCAGTTACTAAGGAGGCTGTTCTTATTGACCCCGTCCACGAACTCGTGGAGCGTGATGTAAACCTTGTCAAATCTCTCAGCCTCAATTTGAAGTTTGCAA TCAACACACATGTCCATGCTGACCATGTTACGGGTACCGGAGAGATCAAAAAGAGGCTTCCATCCTGTAAGAGTGTTATAACTGATGTCAGTGGGGCCAGTGCTGATGTAAAAACTGAAGAAGGATCAAAGTTGGATTTCGGAAATTTTTCACTGGAGGTATTGAAAACCCCTGGTCACACAAATG GGTGCTGTACCTATGTGTGGCATGAGAAGGGGATGGCCTTCACTGGTGATGCCGTACTGATCCGTGGCTGTGGTCGTACTGACTTCCAGGAAG GTGATGCGGCCACATTATACGACTCTGTACATACCAAAATCTTCTCTCTCCCATCCAACTTCTTACTGTATCCAGCCCATGACTATTCAG GTCAAACAGTGACAACAGTGGCAGAGGAAAAGACCTTGAATCCTCGTCTTTCAAAGTCTAAGGAGGCGTTTATAAAAATCATGGCAGACCTGAATCTCCCCTACCCTAAACAAATAG ATCGCGCCCTGCCTGCTAACCTGCTGTGTGGAGTATTTGACACAAAATAG
- the LOC117341460 gene encoding anaphase-promoting complex subunit 13-like, with protein sequence MDSEVVRDGRLMEMVDEKWREDKLPMEDIAVPQMELPELEPDNGPSNETLREQEQKWTDLALSRLHEQPPLTNCNS encoded by the coding sequence ATGGACAGTGAGGTAGTGAGAGATGGACGTTTAATGGAGATGGTGGATGAGAAATGGAGAGAGGACAAGTTACCAATGGAGGACATTGCTGTCCCTCAGATGGAACTGCCAGAACTGGAACCTGACAATGGCCCCAGCAATGAAACGCTCCGAGAACAGGAACAGAAATGGACAGACTTGGCTCTTTCACGTCTCCATGAACAACCACCACTGACAAACTGCAATAGCTGA